Below is a genomic region from Bacteroidota bacterium.
GTTATGATTTCCTGTGGCTTTATGAGAATAAGAACTGTAGGTTGCAAATGGGAGGATCAGATCAGTGGGGCAATATAGTAACCGGTACCGAGCTCATTCGCCGCAAACTTGGAGGAGAAGCCTATGCCTTGACAGCTCCCCTGTTGACCAAAACGGATGGAGGCAAGTTCGGGAAAACGGAAGCCGGCAATGTATGGCTTGATCCTCAGAAAACCTCACCGTATAAATTTTACCAGTTCTGGCTCAATACTTCAGATGAAGATGCTGAAAGGTATATCAAGGTATTTACTTTATTTTCTAAGGAGGAAATTAAACGGATGATTGAAGAGCACCATCAGGCACCTCATCTAAGGATCCTTCAAAAAGCGCTAGCCAAGGATGTGACAATTCGGGTGCATTCGGAAGAGGATTACAAGGGTGCTGTTGATGCCTCATCCATTCTTTTTGGTGCCGGAACGACAGAAATGCTGAAAAAACTCCCGGAGGAGCTCTTACTGAATGTTTTTGAAGGAGTGCCTCAATGTGAGATAGCGGGCCGGGAATTAGAAGCAGGAATCGGTATTGTCGACTTTATTTCGGAGAAAACGAACATTTTTCCTTCCAAGAGCGAAGCTCGCAGGATGCTGAAAGACAATGGTGTATCAATTAACAAGGGGAAGGTTAAGGAATCATATGTTGTAAGTGAAAAAGATCTGCTTAACAATAAATATATTCTTGTGCAAAAAGGGAAGAAGAATTATTTCCTGGTGAAAGCGGTTTAGTTTTCGATATTCCACACCGGACCCTCTTTTGTATCTTTTACCGTAATATTCAATTTTGCCAACTCACTGCGTATCATATCCGACATAGCAAAATTTTTATTTTCCCTGGCATACTGACGTAAGGTGAGGATGGTATCCATAAGCTGATGAACTAGTTCATGTTGCCCTTCAGATTTTTCTTCTTTCAAGCCAAGGACATCATATACGAAATCACTGAAGATTTGTTTTAACAGGTCAAGATCGTCTTTGGTCAGTTGTTCTTTTTTATCATTAACGAGGTTAATGATCTTTATACCATCGAAAAGATGTGCGATGAGAATGGGACTATTGAAGTCGTCATCCATGGCTTCATAGCATTTCTGCTGCAGATCGCGAATATTGATGGTTGAGTTATCTGAAGGTGCGAGTTTAGAAAGGGTTTCTATTCCCTGGAAAAGGCGTTTCAGGCCTTTATCGGCAGCCTGCAGAGCTTCATTGGAAAAGTCGAGGGTGCTTCGATAATGCGCCTGCAGCATGAAGAAACGAATAGTCATTGGGCTGTAGGGTTGTTCGAGAAGCGGATGATTACCTGCAAAGAAATCACTA
It encodes:
- the tyrS gene encoding tyrosine--tRNA ligase; its protein translation is MNFIAELRWRGLIHDMMPGTEEQLAKEMTSAYVGFDPTADSLHIGNLVSIMLLKFFQLSGHKPIALVGGATGMVGDPSGKSEERNLIEEETLNYNLECQKKQLMKFLDFESGPNAAELVNNYDWIKGFSFLGFLREIGKHITVNYMLAKDSVQKRLESGISFTEFSYQLVQGYDFLWLYENKNCRLQMGGSDQWGNIVTGTELIRRKLGGEAYALTAPLLTKTDGGKFGKTEAGNVWLDPQKTSPYKFYQFWLNTSDEDAERYIKVFTLFSKEEIKRMIEEHHQAPHLRILQKALAKDVTIRVHSEEDYKGAVDASSILFGAGTTEMLKKLPEELLLNVFEGVPQCEIAGRELEAGIGIVDFISEKTNIFPSKSEARRMLKDNGVSINKGKVKESYVVSEKDLLNNKYILVQKGKKNYFLVKAV